TATGCCAAACATAGCCGGTACGACAATCCAGTTGGCCAAAATAAAATAAAGCGGAAATTGCTTAAAATAGTATAAAATGAGGGGAAGCGTGCTTAATTGAGCGGCAATAGACAGTGCAGTAGAGGCCCATATCTTCTGTAACCAATAGTTGTTGATGCGTATACTATTCTGTATAGGGCGCTGCAAGTAAAGCATCCCTAAGGTTGCCATATAAGAAAATTGAAATCCCCAATTAAACAATAAAAAAGGTTTCCATACCAATGTAATAAAAGCAGCAATAGCTAACCCATTTCCACTATTTAAGGATCTACCCATACCTAAACTTAAACGAGCCAAGGTAAGCATGATAGTAGCACGTACCATAGCAGGCGCAAAGTTACACAACCAAGCATACAGCCAAAGAATTATAAGTATAAAAACAGTGGATAAATTAAGTATTTTTCCATTATGCAACAGATAAGTTAAGGGTTTGCTTATAAACCAGTGCAGCATTCCTACATGCAAACCAGAAACAGCTAGTACATGCATGCTGCCTGTATCCGCATAAGCTTTACGTAAAACAAATGATAATGATTCCTTTGTACCAAATAGAAGTGTTTCTATAAGGGCAATTGCTTCTGTTTCTTTTACTTCTTTTCGTAAAAGTCTTCTGTAACAGTCCTGTAATATTTCTTTCCATTTTTTATTTTGTTGCTGTTCTATAAGTATAAAACAACGTTTGGTTCCTTGTAACCTTTGACGATAATTAGCCTGTGGATATATAAAGCGTTCATAGCACTTTGCTGCTGCATTACGTACCAGGGGAATCGGTTTACCTAAAATAAGCAATGTATCCCCTTCTGTTGGTTTATAGCCATATTTTTTAGAGCAATAAAGCTGTATTAAATCATTCATCCGATACCAATCGTTACGGATCTTAATATGTGTTACAGAAGCTAAACAGCTCGATGTAGCTTGAGGATATACTTTTTGAACAGTAACTTGATAAGCTATACAAAGTTGATCATTGGATAGCCATTTAGATAGGCTATTTTGTTGTCTTTCGGTTATATGCCCTATCGTATGGCTATAACTTAACATAAACATCAGCCAAAGCCCTATACCATTCGACCAAATAGAAAGAGAAGCGGCTTTTGTAGAAAGCCAAACAATAGAGAAATATAGTAGAAATCCTATAAATAAAAATAATAAGGTCATCCACAGCGCTATGGGATAGCAACAAGCCGTTATAATCCCACTTATCCAAATGAGGGTAAGACGAAAAAAGGGGAACATGGCTTTACAACATTCTTTCCGCTCAATTTATTGTAAGGTAAGTGTCAAATGTAGTATACGCTTTATTTTTGAAAAGTTAACTATGCTTTCTCCCCTCCCCTTTTTCTCCTCTCTTTTTCCAGCTGCGTAGCTTGTACAGCTGGCAGAGGAACGCTGCTAAGCGGGCTTATTTACAACGGACATCCATTGGAGTAATCCCGAAAACAAGGGAATTGGCTCCCATACGTTTTTTCTAATAGCCTAGCTGTAAATACTTCTTTAGTAGTACCCACTGCCATAAGTTTATGGTTGAGCAGTACCAACCAATCAAAATAATCATATACCGATCCCAAAGCATGGTGGACTACTACAATAGTTTTACCTGCGGCTACCATCTCTTTTAAAAGGGTAATAATGGCTTTTTCAGTAGTAATATCTATTCCTGTAAAGGGCTCATCCATAAAATATAAAGTCGCATCTTGTGCCAATGCCCTCGCTAAGAATACACGCTGCTGTTGCCCTCCCGATAGTTCTCCAATTTGACGTTTGGCCAAGTGCGCCATGCCTACTTGCTCTAAACATTGCATGGTTATGGCTTTATCATTTTTATTGGGTCGTTCAAAAAAACCCAATCTGTTATACCTACCCAAAAGGGCAATATCAAAGACAGAGGCAGGGAAATCCCAATCTACCGTTTCTTTTTGCGGTACGTAACTAATATACCTTCTTACTTTATCAATGGCCCTTCCCAATAACTTTATACTACCCGATTGATAAGCAATAAGACCCATAGCAGCTTTAAGCAAGGTAGATTTACCTGCTCCATTAGGACCTATTATCCCAATAATTTTATGGGATGGTAAGTTAAAACTTATTTCTTGCAGTACAACCTTACTATTGGCATAAGCCACTGTTAAGCCAGCTACTTCCACAATACTATTTCCCTGTTCTTTCATTTTTATTTGAGTGCATTAACGATAGCTTTTGTATTGGCCTGGATCATGCCACAGTATGTTCCTGCTGGGGTATTGGACTCATCTAATGCATCTGAGTAAAGGGATCCTCCCATCTTTACTTTGTATCCATAATGGCTGCACCCCTCCAATACCGCCCGCATAGATTTATCTGAAACAGATGTCTCAAAAAATACCGCTTTAATATTTCTCTCTAAAATAAGCTGTACAATATGGTGAATGTCTTGTAACCCACATTCAGATACAGTAGATACACCCTGTAAACCTTTCACCTCAATATCATAAGCACGCCCAAAGTATCCAAAAGCATCATGTGCTGTGATCAATACCCGCTGTGCTTTTGGAATGGATCGAATCTGCCTGGTTACTTCCTGATGCAATACTTCTAATGCTTCTAGATAAACAGCTGTATTACGCTGGTAATAAACTGCTGATTCCGGTCTTGCTTCCTGCAACTTGCTGCTAATAAAGGCAACTATTTCTTTCCACAGTTTTATATTAAACCAGATATGCGGGTCTACGCCAAGTGGAAAAACAGCCGCATCATATATCAACTGTCTGGGATCTAAAGCATCCCCTACTGCATACACTTTGCGGTTCTCAGCTATCTTTCCTAATAAATCGCTCATTTTTCCTTCTAAATAGAGACCATTATAAAAAATGATATCCGCATGGGTTAATTTTTTAACATCTTTTTGTGTAGTTTGATACGTATGCGGATCTATACCAGGCCCCATAAGACTAACCACAGAGGCATCTTCTTTTACAATATTTCTAACTGTATCTGCTAATATACTTGTAGTGGTAAGAATGGTAAACACATTGTCTGAAGTGGTATCGGCACAACTGCAAATGCATAGCAGGGATAATAAGCTAAGACAAAATCTATAGAAGTGTATACTATTGTTCTTAATACGGGTAATTAACATAGGTTCTTATATAATTTTAATTTAAATGGCATTAAATAAACTGTGTACAGTATATTAAAAAGAATAAACAGGTAATTTATAATACTTTTGCATGCACTATGGTATTAACATAATATGATCCGTTATTTTACGGGATATATTCACTTTAAAGTGATTATCAATTATTACATCCATAGATTCATCAAAATAAATTTTTTCGATAACGGTTATTTTGGTACCCAAATGGATATTTCTTTTACTAAGATATTGTAAAAAAGCGGTAGATTCATTTTTAATAGCGCTTACTATACCACTTGTTCCTTCCGTTATATCCGTAAGCAGTAGACTAGATTGAGCGACAACCTTTCCATGGGCATCTGGAATTACAATGCCATGCGGGTTGCAATAGGGATAGCCTAAAAAACTTTCTAATCGCTCTATGAGCATGTCAGAATCAATATGCTCTAATTGTTCTGCTACCTGATGAATCGCATTCCATTCAAATTTTAATTTATCCACTAAAAAAACTTCCCAAAGTAAATGTTTGCGTACGACTTTTACAGCTGACTTTTTTCCTTTATCTGTTAAACGTACCCCTTGGTATTTTTGATATACAGCAAGCCCATTGCTGTGTAATTTCTGCACCATATCGGTAACAGAAGCGGGCTTCGTATGCAAAAATTCGGAGATAGCAGTAGTTGAAACCAATACAGTATCATTGTCTTTGGAAAGAAGATAAATGGCCTTTAAATAATCTTCTTCTGTATGTGTAAGCTTTTTCATAATAACCACCCACTTATGCCACTCTTAAATCATAACAGTCAAGAACAAGTAAGATTTAAACTAATTTAAATAAATAGTAAGGCAAATCAAATAGGCACTGCTCTTATCCTAGCTAGCCCCCTACCAGATTGCTTGCTGAGCACATGTCTCAATTTCGTATTAACTAATAAATAATTTAGTAATATCTAATTATTTTACTAAGTAGTGATGTAAATGGCCCCATAAGGGAAATTCGAGCGCGATAAATATACTGATTATCAAATTTAAAAACCATATCTCATCCAACGTACATTGTATTTACCATTCCCCCCTGCTGTATGCCCTAGCTGTAGAAAAGCAGCGCATATTGTTTATGGTTGCAACAGCGGTATTTGCTTTGCCATGCATGGCAAAATATTAGTTGGAATAAATTATAAATAGGCTATAAATCAAATTATAATAAATAAAAATTAAATAAAAACTTTAATAATAATAAATGATTAGCTAGTAGAAATAGGGGCTTTGGGTAGTTTATAGGGGTATTTGGCCAAATATTATATGGTTATTGTATAATAATATCTTATAATCAATCTTAAATAGAATAAAGCTAATCTTTTTATTTAAGATCTTATTATTACTAGCTGGGTAAACTAATTTGCTTATTGTTGGCTTTGCAAAGTAGTTGGCCCAAGCTTACTGAGCTGCTGCTACGCCTAGGGGCATATCTGTGGTTATTCAATGGAATATCTTAAAAGCACTATGCCATTGAATGGCATTTATTGCGCAGCGTGTTTTTCTAAATACAAGTTGACGCTATTAAGCGTGCAGCCTAAGGTTAATGATCACTAGGCTATCCTTACATTAATAACTAACGATTAGATTATGACACAATGGACTTGCTTTTACTTACCAACGATGGGGCACTGGCCCAACAGCTGGCACACCCGTCCAGCCAAGTGCAAAAATATTACCATGTAGTATTGGATAGGACGATACAAGCCGATCACTACCATAATATTCAACAGAGTATCCTATTAGAGGATGGCTTTACTAAAGTAGATACATTAACCATAGCAGTAGACAACCCTCGTCAACTAAACGTAGCATTACATATGGGAAAAAACCGCATTGTACGAAGAATTTTTGAACATTTTGGTTATACTATTCAAAAATTGGACCGAATAAGGTATGCCCACTTTACTAAAAAAAACATACCACGTGGTAAATGGATTTTTCTGAATCCTCAAGCAGTTGCTAAGCTTAAAAGCTTAATAAAATAATCCATACTCCTATTATAACTGCTTCCATTCTTAATACGACCTTAGATATGGTAAACCATAAGGAGAAGCAGCCAGTCCACAAGCCCTAACTGATTAGTCTATTATTGCTAAAACGGATTAATTAAATTAATTGTTAAATTGAGGGGAATAAAAAAAGGAGGAATAAGGAGGAGCAAGGAATAAAGAGGAGCAAAAAAATTAAAGAAAATTGAACAAACAGAAGATAATTACAAATCAAATTTGGGGTATTGGTTTTATTGCTTATAACTTACTTTTATATACTTTATTCATTGCATCTGCATGCAACAAGCCTAAAAAAGCTAGGCCGATAGGTACTCAACCTAAAAGTGCAAACGGGAACAAAGGAGTAGTTCTCCCTATAAGCACTGCATCATCTCAAGCTGCTACTGCCCCCTCTCGACCTACTGTTACCCCAGCGCAACCTATTGCTACCCCAGCGCAACCTATTGCTATCCCAGCGCAACCTATTGCTACCCCAGCGCAACCTATTGCTACCCCAGCGCAACCTGAACGATATTTCGAAAGAAAAGGGGATCTTTTTTTTATAATGGAACGTGTTGTTAGTGGGTGTAACTCGGGATTTTGGTATAATTTTTTAGAAAAAATAAAAAGCGCTTTTAAAGTTTCTGATATTAAGCAAAAGTACAAGCACTCACAGAACTCTTTTGAAATATTTAAAAATAACTTCTATCTAATGGATATGGATAAGGATGAACTTTGGATAGCCTATGCTGCTATTGTTGAACCTAGCTCTAATCTGAATTATGATGATATAGAGATGGTAATGACAGTGTCTACTGCTAATGGGCTGCCTTTTTCAAGTCATTGGGGTATTTTTCGATCTCCCCTATTTCAGATGAACATAAATCAAAAGCTTCAAAAGCAACCGCACAAAAATATTTCCGTATCCTTACATGCCTTTGCTGCACGTACCATCTTACAGCTACATGCAGATAAAATTTATATGATCAACGCACCAGCTTTAGAAATGCGTGATATATTGATCAAGGCATTACCTGATACAGCTATTGCTATAGGGGATAACTTGCTGAAAGAAGCATGCGAAGAAGAACTAAGAAACGGAAAGTTAAGTCAAGAGAAAATACCCCTTCTAGACATGATGCAAAAGATCCCTTATCGTATCAAGAAAGAAGGTAAAAGCGGGGATGGCGATATAATCCTTTTGGACCCACAAG
Above is a window of Candidatus Cardinium hertigii DNA encoding:
- a CDS encoding ComEC/Rec2 family competence protein codes for the protein MFPFFRLTLIWISGIITACCYPIALWMTLLFLFIGFLLYFSIVWLSTKAASLSIWSNGIGLWLMFMLSYSHTIGHITERQQNSLSKWLSNDQLCIAYQVTVQKVYPQATSSCLASVTHIKIRNDWYRMNDLIQLYCSKKYGYKPTEGDTLLILGKPIPLVRNAAAKCYERFIYPQANYRQRLQGTKRCFILIEQQQNKKWKEILQDCYRRLLRKEVKETEAIALIETLLFGTKESLSFVLRKAYADTGSMHVLAVSGLHVGMLHWFISKPLTYLLHNGKILNLSTVFILIILWLYAWLCNFAPAMVRATIMLTLARLSLGMGRSLNSGNGLAIAAFITLVWKPFLLFNWGFQFSYMATLGMLYLQRPIQNSIRINNYWLQKIWASTALSIAAQLSTLPLILYYFKQFPLYFILANWIVVPAMFGILMLSLLGIVVSYLPILPSLLGFILAKLIFIINSFVTYIARWPLATIDGFMLNGYSACLLYIVLFATYFFFKYKRLIYPLIVSVCIAFFSFNRIRKIIKEQNSCQLICRNNQTLAFTLRDKYESVNCSDWQGADHLPYSCHYGGYRLAVWYRKVIWAIRSIPTDWYHWHNAKIRVHYLLIEPKLLGELDTLAKVCTLQTVVVYSKQKTKLNYLIRSKIKQLGIELIWLQPDSEKVFTWSTNS
- a CDS encoding metal ABC transporter ATP-binding protein translates to MKEQGNSIVEVAGLTVAYANSKVVLQEISFNLPSHKIIGIIGPNGAGKSTLLKAAMGLIAYQSGSIKLLGRAIDKVRRYISYVPQKETVDWDFPASVFDIALLGRYNRLGFFERPNKNDKAITMQCLEQVGMAHLAKRQIGELSGGQQQRVFLARALAQDATLYFMDEPFTGIDITTEKAIITLLKEMVAAGKTIVVVHHALGSVYDYFDWLVLLNHKLMAVGTTKEVFTARLLEKTYGSQFPCFRDYSNGCPL
- a CDS encoding metal ABC transporter solute-binding protein, Zn/Mn family; translated protein: MLITRIKNNSIHFYRFCLSLLSLLCICSCADTTSDNVFTILTTTSILADTVRNIVKEDASVVSLMGPGIDPHTYQTTQKDVKKLTHADIIFYNGLYLEGKMSDLLGKIAENRKVYAVGDALDPRQLIYDAAVFPLGVDPHIWFNIKLWKEIVAFISSKLQEARPESAVYYQRNTAVYLEALEVLHQEVTRQIRSIPKAQRVLITAHDAFGYFGRAYDIEVKGLQGVSTVSECGLQDIHHIVQLILERNIKAVFFETSVSDKSMRAVLEGCSHYGYKVKMGGSLYSDALDESNTPAGTYCGMIQANTKAIVNALK
- a CDS encoding metal-dependent transcriptional regulator, encoding MKKLTHTEEDYLKAIYLLSKDNDTVLVSTTAISEFLHTKPASVTDMVQKLHSNGLAVYQKYQGVRLTDKGKKSAVKVVRKHLLWEVFLVDKLKFEWNAIHQVAEQLEHIDSDMLIERLESFLGYPYCNPHGIVIPDAHGKVVAQSSLLLTDITEGTSGIVSAIKNESTAFLQYLSKRNIHLGTKITVIEKIYFDESMDVIIDNHFKVNISRKITDHIMLIP